DNA sequence from the Cucumis melo cultivar AY chromosome 6, USDA_Cmelo_AY_1.0, whole genome shotgun sequence genome:
GAAATATAATAATTTGGTCTCCAAACTTAGAAGAATTTCATTTGCTTTTAAGCTTTTGCATGAACAATTATTGTAGTCCTTGCTGGCTAGAAATTATAATCTAGATCCATTTACATATTACATGTGGATTTAATATTGTTCCAACTGATCATACTCATTGGATATATGAACAAAAGATATACCCAAGACAAAAGTTAGGACTAAAGTGAAAAAAACACAAagatttgattaaaaaaaaagggttttGAACCTTTGAATATAcacattttcttaaaattcaaTCACCTCGAATTGATTTTGCAAGGGAAAAAATGAATTAgaatttgacaattttttttccacaaatAATTTTCCACCAAAGACCTTCAAAGACACACACAAAATAATACCCCTTGCACACCACTAAACCACATGCCATTTCTAAGGAGAATCTATCAGCATTTGTCATGGTTAAATGAAACATAGGTGTCAATCCTTTGTCCCACTTTACGAATTGCGACAAGATTCAAGAGAAAgcaaacaaaatttaacattaAATTAGTGTTCCCTattcattttaatattaaaaaagcTTTCAGCATATGCATTGCATTTGCACTCCAAACGTGAGATTTATGCAGCTTCAATTTTATATTCCAAACAAGGAGACAATCTAAGCAAGATATGAGCTGACCTCTCAGTTTTTTGGGCAAAAAAGGACACTCCCGCCGGCCATTTCTCCGGTGTCAAGCTGCATGCATCGAAACCAACGCTCGTTGTCTCCTCCCTCTTATCTACCCTGCAATGTGCCCATATATAAACAGATTCATAGAGTTTAACATCATCAAACTCAGCAGATTCCTCAAACTTAAGCTTTCTAAAGCAACCAACAATGGCTGCTCGTTACAATTTACGATCAATTAGCTTACCTTCAAGATCCCATCCCACCACCCTCAAAATCGAAGAGCAACTAAGCAAGTTGAAGCCATTGGAGAACTCATCTCCTTCAACTTCCAAGTCAATCTGCAATGGCTTATTGGGACTGGACGATTTATACGCTTCCATGGATGAGCTTCTCCAAATGGCATCCACCAAACAGGTCTTATCAAGACACCAGAACAGGAAATGGGTGGACGAACTGGTCGATGGATTCATGAAGCTTTTAGACACCTGCGGGAGGACAAGAGACATGATATTACAAATACAGGAACAAGCTCAAGCTTTGCAATCCGCTCTTCGTAGAAGAAAGGGAGATTCAAGCATCAGAAACGCTATAGCTAATTACACACACCTGAGAAAGAGGACGAAGAAGGAGGCACTGAAATTGATCTCATCAACAAAACAAATGAACGAGAAAATGGGATCGACTCAACTGATGAATCAAGATCTCCATCTCTATGCTATAATTAGAGGCCTAAAAGAATCATGTTTCGTAACGATTTCCATTTTCACATCCCTCTTGTCGTTCTTAGGGATTCAATCAGGGAAATGGAAGCCGAGTCGGTGGGCATTGGTCTCAAAAGTTCTGATGCGAAAGGGAGGGATAGCGTGCGAACAAAAAGACGAAATAGGCGATGAAATGGGGGATGTGGAAGCGGCATTGGAGGCTCTGGGAGAGGGGATCGACGGGGAGAAACTGCAATGGGCGAGAAGAAGGTTAGAAGGATTAGAAATGGGGATGGAAGGGATTGAGAATGGGGTGAATGCGATATTCAGGCAGATGATTAGAACTAGAGCTTCTCTCTTGAATTTGATCTCTCAATAACCCTGAATTTACTCTTTTACCCCTTTTCCAAAATTCCTTTAGGCAAAGGCAAAGGCAAAGGCAAAGGCAAAGGCATCATCCAAATTTTGAAGGATTGCCCGCCTCGCCCCGCCATTGCATTTTGGTTTTCTGTATTGTAACATATAATCCATTCTTCTTCTTAGTAAATATCAAACAATTTTGTGCTATTTTTCAAATGTTTATGGTGGTTTTAATTATTTATGTGCTGCTTCCAAAACTTTCAAATCATCACCATGTTTTAATCATACAACAATACATACACCACTAATTTCATAACTTTTGATAGCAAACTCATTAACACACATGCCAACCACATTGAGATGTTGAAACCAACCAAGGAGATGACGTGAGGAGAAATAAGGGAGAAAAAAATTACTTATGTGTCAATTTTACAATTTTTGCAGCGAAGATTAACCACATTTAATTACAATAATACTATTTCAAAactcaaaatcaaaatttaatttattattttcttcccgtactaaaataatttatactacaaacacatattattataacttaAATTAGAATAATCTATCCCTCAATATTCAAAACATCTCTACTCAATTTATTTAGTATATTTTGGAAGGAAGTATTTTGattagttttataataataacttggccTTATATTATCATTATATGAAATTAACCTCAAGATACTATTTCCATTCTATATATAAGAATACTGTGTGGGTAAAAGAAAAAGACTTGTGTGATTAAAaggcaatatatatatatatatatacacagtTAAAGCAAACCAATAGCTTTGTCTTTTTAtacaaccattttttttttcttcagaagaaaaagaaacaaagaaaaaaaaatcaaatatatacaAGCACTTCTTGGTGTTGGggtccaaaaagaaaaaagaatcagTAGAGGCCAAACAAAGCTCCAAACTCAAATTCACTTAAAACAAAGAAGGcccatttttaaaattattttctttttatgaaatGCACCTCATGGAGTAGACGTGAGATTCGACAGATGGTGCACCGTAAACCCTAGGATGATCACTCTCAAGACCATAATCCATCATGGGACGATACTCAAGATCTTCATCATGATCATATATGAATTCTGGAACCTCGATCTCGTTCCTCCGTACATGCTCCCACAGCAGATCAATTCTACTCACGTACCTCACCTTTCCATACACCCTATACCCACATTCAAACATTTCCCTCTCAATAACTAAATGTATCACACTTACATCCATCAACAATTTGTATTATcattcaaaacaaaaagaagtCCAAAGTAATTTTTCATTATAAAACATTCACTAAATTCAATTTAACAAAGATCCCAATCTATTAGataactcaaaaaaaaaaaaaaaaaaaaaatacacacaTAAACACTAAATGCTATTATTCTAAAAAGAATTGGTAAAATGAGGAAAATTATTGTAACTTTTAGAAGAATTATTTCAAATGATAGAAGGTCAAAAATAGACTAAGGTGAATATCTTAGTTTTTTTATGTTTtggaataaaattaaaaataaattatttaaaatcaaaattcttcgaggtttaaatattttgttaaattttttaaaatagatttgataattattttgaatggtAAAAAAATTATCTATCGTACGGACGACCATATTTTGATAGTACGAAATTATTAGTATGTTCAAGAATATTGAGAAGAAGAATATAGTGAAAAAGCGAGATTGATAGAAGGAAAAAGGTTAGAAAATCGTACTCGCTAGTGAAGAAAATGCGACCGAGAGTGGCGAGGAAGAGTCGGGCCTGGAGATCTGGGTGAACGAAATACACGGCTTCAAGATTAGCCTTGACGGCGGCCGGAATCGCGTCATAGATTGATCGAAGGGCGGCGATTCCGGGAAAATTTTGGCTCCTTTGAACGCCGGTATGGAAGTACAAGATCGTAAAACGCTTGTTCTTAAGCCTAGGGAAGATCTTCTCCTCCAGATGCTTTTTCAGCACATCCAAACTCACAACCCGAGctgatttaaaaaataataataacaaaaattcaATCTCATTGCTTAAAACACCAAGAACTTAGTATCAAAGCATAGCAACGCTACCGTTCAGTACAAATATACAGATACATCTCAAACACAGTTCAATATCAATTTCAATTCCCCCGATCCAAAAAGAGCAAGTAAATTAAAATAGAATTAGTGCATAGTAACGCTAATCCGCAGACACTTCTCGACGAAAATTCAATTCGATAGAAACAAGCAAGAAAACAGAATCAGAGCATACTTCTAAAATCGAAGCAGAAACAGAGCAAGAAAACCGAATCACAGCAGATTAGGTCAAAACATTCAGAAACTTCTTGAGCACATTACCGTACCGATAAAATTTAATCTGATCGCGACGAAAAGAGCAAGAAAACAGTAGCGGAACATAGAAAGGGAAATATGCTGAgaatttgagagagagagagagagagaggaaaccTGGAAAGAATTTTCCAGTGATGCGGAGAATGCGGCGGCCTTGTTTATCTCTGCCTTTGATCTTGAAGACGTCGAGCTTTTCGAGGTAGTTTTGCTCCGGCGGAGGAGGGTGAAGGAGAGCGGCCATAGTGAAAGAAGTGGAAAAAGATAGGAAGATGGGAATGGGAGGAAGGTTTAGGGCAAACAAATTAGTTTATGGATAAGGATCGATGAAAGGGATTTGGTGAAATTTGATGATGagatttcaaaaaagaaaaacaaaaaggaaaaaggaaggGAAGAAGATGATTGGGGGGGGAAAAGGAGAAAGGAGCGGATTGTGGGGGCAAAGATTATTTTGTCACGCAAGAATATTCCCTCAGCATCTTCCCCTCCCCAGATCTGACCTTCTCTTCCCCCTCATAAATTCTTCCTTTACGCCAATCTCAAATCCTTATTAGTCCATATTTGCATTTTGAATTCTCAAACATTGTTACCATTTCTAGAGTCTAATTTTCATTTACTTTCAATTTGTAGGGCCGTTCCGGTAAAGAGTTGGATTATGAAGGTttgtgttatgataaaactttatcgtaatatgtgtttggagaaaatgttttaaaaatgtagttttaCACAGAATTAAAGAGATAAGATTATGGAGAGTTGAAAAAATGTTTAAGAAgaacgagagagagagagatggaaaaGGGGTTATAATAACCTAAAACAAGGGTTGAGTTACCATAACCCAACCCAATAGTGATAATTCTTAGGCCAAACGACCCATATGATTGAAAGATTGAAGTATAATTATAAACGTTCCTATACTTTACGGGTGATTTTTGTAATCTGTTCAAACTTTGTGTTAAATTAGATCATTTTGTACTAGTGTTTACTTCCATTAagaaaaagttttaaaatctaAGTTTAATTAATCcgaccatttttttttttggacttTAATAGGTATTGTTAATATAGTTGTGATAATTTAGAAGTtgtcctaaattattataaatattaagttattattgttaaattaaattacatcttttcttttatgaacatcctaaaaacaattttaagtttaatttttaaaatttcaaatttatatctAATAGATTTATCAAATTAGTCATCGAATTGTGAGGTttttatctatttaattttcaaattttaaaaaaaaaggtcacAAATCTACTAAACGACACAAAGtaaaaaatttatgatttatTGAAATTACACGAACTAAATTTGAACAAACTTACCAAAATGATCTTTTTAACTAAgtgttattttaatttgtagACCATTTAATATTTGTCGTTATATATTACAAAGAATTGTATTAGACAAGAGATTAAAAacatacaaacaaattcaaatataaaaatctaCAACCATAAAAGTATGAGAATATGAacaaaatgtcatttttaacTATTGTTTTCTTTTGATTATGGAGATAAGATTAGTAAcattaaataataatgaaagcAAGAGCTTGAGAATGTAAAAAGGTTCATTCCCAAAATCCCAACCAATAATCAATTGCTAAAAGTGATTCTTGTCCTTTTCTAATTGGTcataatttttcaattatttttttctaaatcatAATTTTCAATCATACATTATATCTCTTCAATTTGTTGAGTTTTGACCTTAAAAAAGGTTACTTTATCAATCTTtatatatcatttaatttttattttaaaaaaaaaaaacctagaattttttttttcctaaaacgAACATAGTCTAGTCGATAATATATTTTACTTCATCGATAACTCGGAGACATATATTACAATACTAAAAATGAAGTTTGACCGATTAAATTGATAAATCTTATAATTAACTTAACTCAACGATAATTGATATATTCTCTTTTAAGTCAAAAGTTGGATCTtctaaattgttttattaaatTCTTCAAACTATCTCGACCTTTACAAATCATTTGAAACTTTCTAATAAAATAATTCGAACACGAACGAGGTTTAGGTGTTGATTTGACTCCGTTTTTATAACCTCTATCACTCTGGTTTTGGTTAATCACAAGaactaattatttttatttttatttgtttttattttagtttctttgtattatattaattaaagaaagaaaaggttaATTAAGGCTATGTGGCCCATCAGAGAgtggaagaaaaaagaagccATCAACTTTGAAACAAAGACATTATCttcaaaaattatatatatatatataaagtataGGGGAATCCTATAGTGCTATCTTCCAAAAttggattttaatattttaaaacaaattggttttatttattattttataaggtctcatttttaatttttgttatcCATAGGATTGAAAAATGGAAAGATTCCATATTGATGTGTGAAAGGATACCTTTTTCTTAAACATtactaaaaatatattaaaaaaaaatgtagtttagtatgtttataattttagtttaatgtaaCAATTTAGTGTCTCTTCCACTAAATATGTATCCACTTCTGTTATTTTAACAATTTCTTTTCTGTTTTAATGAAGTGGTATTGGTGTATATTTTCATGTATTATAAGTGTATAATCAAAACTATAGATATATCAAACATCACAATCTAGAAATACTATATGCTTAAACAAAAAGTCAAGTTTGCTTTTTGTCTTACTATGTATTTATTAATGTTTGAAGTGTTATAAATTTAGTGTGATATAGAGCATTATGGTTTTGAAACATCACAATCTAAGAATGGAGATATATGTTTAAATAGAAAATCAcgccatttttttttcatttcaactatGAATGTCATGGAAGTACCCTTTTGTGAACGAGTGGGTTCAAGAttgtaaaatattaaacatattaGTCTAACAATAGATATATGTTTGAATAGACAATCAAGTCTGACGCACTTTAAAATATCGaaaatttcaaaactaaaatGGAATAAATTATATGATATTAAGTTACCTCGAAACAATCAGCTCCAAACTAAAAACCCTTCAAAATGTTGGAAAGTATGTTCTTCCCATCACTTTCTTAACTAACAATGTATGGTTTCATTAACTCTTCAATAAGATTGTAGGGTAGAATTTGAATTGTGCTTTGCATTTTTCTAAGGAAATaaaaagttatttatttattcgtTTTTAAGCACTTAAATAAGGGTTGTTTCAAACAAACTCTTTATTGTACGGTAAGTTTATGATTTTATTAACAAATTTAACACGaatatatgtttttaaataGTAAAACATGAATGACCAGAACTGGTTTTCGTAAAATTTTCTGTGGCTGCTG
Encoded proteins:
- the LOC103490660 gene encoding uncharacterized protein LOC103490660; its protein translation is MAARYNLRSISLPSRSHPTTLKIEEQLSKLKPLENSSPSTSKSICNGLLGLDDLYASMDELLQMASTKQVLSRHQNRKWVDELVDGFMKLLDTCGRTRDMILQIQEQAQALQSALRRRKGDSSIRNAIANYTHLRKRTKKEALKLISSTKQMNEKMGSTQLMNQDLHLYAIIRGLKESCFVTISIFTSLLSFLGIQSGKWKPSRWALVSKVLMRKGGIACEQKDEIGDEMGDVEAALEALGEGIDGEKLQWARRRLEGLEMGMEGIENGVNAIFRQMIRTRASLLNLISQ
- the LOC103490659 gene encoding uncharacterized protein LOC103490659, with product MAALLHPPPPEQNYLEKLDVFKIKGRDKQGRRILRITGKFFPARVVSLDVLKKHLEEKIFPRLKNKRFTILYFHTGVQRSQNFPGIAALRSIYDAIPAAVKANLEAVYFVHPDLQARLFLATLGRIFFTSEVYGKVRYVSRIDLLWEHVRRNEIEVPEFIYDHDEDLEYRPMMDYGLESDHPRVYGAPSVESHVYSMRCIS